Genomic window (Candidatus Bathyarchaeota archaeon):
CGATTTCAGCCTCACGTTGAAGTGTTTTTTTACTGTTGGGTACGCCTGTTCTATGTTGAGTTTTAGGGGTTTTTCTGGGTTAATGTTTGCTGTGTTTTTTCCGCAGAGCCAAACGAGCCGTTCGCCGCCTGCTAGGGCTTTTGCTTCGCCTTGGCAGACTGGGCAGCGAGTGTTTTTTGAGATGTCTATGGTTGTGAAGTCCATGTCGCTGAGGTCGCAGACCATGAGTTTGCCTTTGAGGGTGGTGCCGACGCCTGTGAGGAGTTTGATGGTTTCGATGGCTTGCAGGGTGCCGATTACGCCGGGGGTTGCGCCGACGACTCCGCGTGTACTGCACGTCATTAAATCAGTGTCTTTTAGGTTTGGCATTAGGCATTCGAGGCATCCTGTTTCTGGCGGAGCGAAAACGGAGAGGTTGCCTTCGATTCCTATGGCAGCGCCAAAAACGTAGGGGATTTTTTGTTTGACGCAGGCGCGGTTTACGGTGTAGCGGGTCATCATGTTGTCTAATCCGTCAACGACACAGTCCACGCCAGCTAAGAGCCGTTGTGCGTTGGTTGGGTGCAGGTTTTCAGGAACCGCCTCAACCGTGATTAGCGGATTGACTTTTTGGAGTCGTTTTGCGGCGGCTTCCGCTTTAGGATAGTGCAAATCGTCTGGGGTGTAGAGGATTTGGCGGTGCAGGTTGTGGGCTTCTACAGTGTCTTGGTCAATTAAGCGTATGTAGCCTACGCCTGAAAGTGCAAGGTAGAGTGAGGTTACGGTGCCAAGTCCGCCTACGCCTGCAACTGCAATTTTTGCTTTTGAGAGTTTTTGTTGTCCCTTCTCGCCTAGTTCTTTTAAGGTGACTTGTCGACTGTAGAATTCTTTAGCGAAGGCAGTTTTTTCTTTGACATCCAAACCTTGATTCCTCATCTGGAAATGTTGTTAGTTTGTGTTATATTTGCCTTTACTGCGGAACTACCTTTCAAATATTTCCCTAACACACTCGCAACCATCCATATTAACGGCAGACTCGATTTCTTCTGCATCAAGCGTTTTAGATAGTTTGCTGTTGAATCGATGATTTCGAGGCGTTTTTTTGTGGCTTCGATTTTATCGCAGTTGCGCAAGGGATTGAAACGCGGCAGGATAGGTTTCTCCGAGAAAATGGGTTCTGCTATAACTATCGTGCTTGCTACTTAATATTTAAGTTATATTCTTTGGGTACAGCATTCTTTTTTTAAAAAAAAGGTAACTCCTGCATTATTTTCTGTATCTTATAAGTATGAAGAGGTCGCCAGCTAGCATAGCCACAAATGCAAATAATGGATAATTAAGTAATGGGGCATGTATGCCTGTAGGTGTATATTCTATAGGGCCGCTATAAGGATTCGAAAAATAAATAAAAATATCGACTTGTTGAACGATTTTTCCATTAAGCGTAAAAAGTACAAAAAGTATTGATAGGAGTAATAAAAAGCCCATAAGTATATTAAAAATTAATGTATTCCTGCAGGTTTTATTCATAGAGGAATCCCTGAAATCTTAATAGTGCTTACTTGTATAAAATTTTTCCTATCTTCATTGCTAGCTATTTTCGGTTTTGAATTTATGCGGTAAGTCGCCGCCTTCTACGAAGGTGTATTTCTATTTGTTTTATAGTTTTTTTTTTAAAAAAAAAGTGGGGGGATAGGCGTTTTAGCTATCTGTCCATGTATACCACGCGGTCCTTTCTATATCATATCCACATGTCATTGCATTGATACTAACGCTTGTGTTGTATGGTGGGTATGGGAACCAGTATGTAAATTCCTCAGTTCCGCCGTAAAAATATGTGTAGATACTAGTACCCCAGTAGCCAATTGTTATAGTGTGCATAATATTGGGGTTTAGGTAATAAGCAAAGTTTGTCGTACCAGCGTAATCACCATCTATCCAGACATCAGCAGTAACAGGGAAATCCATATTGTCATATGCATACAAGAATACTACGGGCGTTCGTACATACCAATCTGAGTATGGAGTAGCGAAAGCATGTGTCAATGCGAAGGGTGTATTTGTCCATACAAAGAACTGATAGCAGCCATTAGAACTTGTAGCATCGTACCATGTAGTGCCACGGTAAACCATAATATCGCTACTCATAACAGGATTGTATATGTTCACTCCAGCCCAAGAATTGTCATACCCATTACCGCCAGGACTTATTACCTCAAAAAAGTCCCATCCATCTACAAGTCGCGTCTGCTGAAGGTAATCAGAGTAGCCATGGGTTTGTGTATACATTAATTCCCAGTTATTGGCATTCCTGTTCCAGAAGTAAGCACACCATTCATCCTCATCTAGCCAGTATTGGATCTCGGCGTAATAGTACGGTCGATCTGTTGCACTGTCAAAAATGTATTCGGTATCTGACATAGTGAAATATACATTCGTCCATCCATTGCCACTACCATATTTCCACTCGTAGAAATCGAAAATCCTGACCTCAAAACCGTTATAACCACTTGATTCGTAGTACCAATATCTAGTGCTTACTTCTAGAGGGCATGGTTGAGGTAGTGTGATTGTGGGCGCGTAAAGAGTTTTATCTTCGTCAGGAGTCGAACCCAAATCAAGGTTTACACTTATGGCTTGTTCGGCGAATCCGCCTTTTATCATATAAGAGTGATCAAATCCTGTCCCCCAAGCTGAATGCCCACTAGGTATTGGGTCAGTGTCTTGTTCTACTCTTTCATATATTGCTTGCATTTTATCTGCGGTGGATTTATCCCTAACTAACAGATTTGCGTCATTTTCAACCGCTTTTACTGTGCGACTTATATCCTCATCAGAAAGAATCGCTTCTATCTTTTGCAAAGCCTCCTCTGAATAATC
Coding sequences:
- a CDS encoding HesA/MoeB/ThiF family protein, whose protein sequence is MDVKEKTAFAKEFYSRQVTLKELGEKGQQKLSKAKIAVAGVGGLGTVTSLYLALSGVGYIRLIDQDTVEAHNLHRQILYTPDDLHYPKAEAAAKRLQKVNPLITVEAVPENLHPTNAQRLLAGVDCVVDGLDNMMTRYTVNRACVKQKIPYVFGAAIGIEGNLSVFAPPETGCLECLMPNLKDTDLMTCSTRGVVGATPGVIGTLQAIETIKLLTGVGTTLKGKLMVCDLSDMDFTTIDISKNTRCPVCQGEAKALAGGERLVWLCGKNTANINPEKPLKLNIEQAYPTVKKHFNVRLKSQLALMFDYKECEISLFNGGRMLIKGVANETQALATYREILKKLEVS